A genomic region of Candidatus Melainabacteria bacterium RIFOXYA2_FULL_32_9 contains the following coding sequences:
- a CDS encoding 6,7-dimethyl-8-ribityllumazine synthase produces the protein MVNVYEGKLTAGKEKYAVVIGRFNEFIGSKLLDGCLDALNRHGVSQDMVDVAWVPGAFEIPAIASKLAETKEYAAVITLGAVIRGNTPHFQYVSSELAKGIAQVGLKTGIPVIFGVLTTDNIEQAIERAGTKSGNKGAEAAKSAIEMVNLIKAIDNKEARSMSLS, from the coding sequence ATGGTTAACGTTTACGAGGGCAAGTTAACAGCAGGGAAAGAAAAGTATGCAGTAGTAATCGGAAGATTTAATGAGTTTATCGGTTCAAAATTGTTAGATGGTTGTCTCGATGCATTAAATAGACACGGAGTATCTCAGGATATGGTAGATGTAGCCTGGGTTCCAGGTGCTTTTGAAATACCTGCTATCGCAAGTAAATTAGCTGAGACTAAAGAATACGCTGCGGTTATCACCCTTGGTGCAGTTATAAGAGGTAATACTCCTCATTTTCAATATGTTTCTTCAGAGCTAGCTAAAGGTATAGCTCAAGTTGGCTTGAAAACAGGAATACCTGTTATATTTGGAGTGCTAACTACAGATAATATTGAGCAAGCTATTGAAAGAGCTGGCACTAAATCTGGCAATAAAGGTGCAGAAGCTGCAAAAAGCGCTATTGAAATGGTAAATCTTATTAAGGCTATTGATAATAAAGAGGCTAGATCAATGAGTTTATCATAG